One genomic segment of Devosia sp. includes these proteins:
- a CDS encoding fumarylacetoacetate hydrolase family protein: MAFVFPPAAQPSVAVFESDLRFPVRRIFCVGRNYAAHAREMGKDPDRDPPFFFTKPADAVVDSAEVVAYPPETGNFHYEAELVVAIGKAGSDIAEAQALDHVWGYAVGNDLTRRDLQLAAREQGRPWDWGKAFDRSAVIGPVRPVARHGHFSSGAISLSVNGQSRQRSDIDQLIWSVEEIIAILSRSMTLQPGDLIMTGTPEGVGQLVPGDVCVVAIEGLGEISTTIGPAR; encoded by the coding sequence ATGGCGTTTGTTTTCCCCCCGGCAGCCCAGCCCAGTGTCGCCGTGTTCGAAAGCGACCTGCGGTTTCCGGTGCGGCGCATTTTCTGCGTGGGTCGCAACTACGCCGCCCATGCACGCGAAATGGGCAAGGATCCTGACCGCGACCCGCCCTTCTTCTTCACCAAGCCAGCCGACGCCGTGGTCGACAGCGCCGAAGTGGTGGCCTATCCGCCCGAGACCGGCAATTTCCACTACGAAGCCGAACTCGTGGTCGCCATCGGCAAGGCCGGCTCCGACATCGCCGAGGCGCAGGCGCTGGATCACGTCTGGGGCTATGCGGTGGGCAATGACCTGACCCGCCGCGACCTGCAACTGGCGGCCCGGGAACAGGGGCGGCCATGGGACTGGGGCAAGGCCTTCGATCGCTCGGCCGTAATCGGACCGGTTCGTCCGGTGGCGCGCCACGGGCATTTTTCGAGCGGCGCCATCTCGCTGAGCGTGAACGGGCAGTCCCGCCAGCGCTCGGATATCGACCAGCTCATCTGGTCGGTCGAGGAGATCATCGCCATTCTCTCGCGGTCGATGACCCTGCAGCCGGGCGACCTGATCATGACCGGCACGCCCGAAGGCGTTGGCCAGCTTGTCCCCGGCGATGTCTGCGTTGTCGCCATCGAGGGGCTGGGCGAAATCTCGACGACCATCGGTCCGGCGCGATGA
- a CDS encoding LysR family transcriptional regulator, producing MRENLNDLTALIAVAQERSFTAAAAKLGTSQSALSRTIRNLELRIGMRLLTRTTRSVTPTDAGRRLLAGIGPHLDEINAELQALSDLRDVPAGTIRINSSDHALKTAIWPRLDAFAARYPEIRVEVDVENGLIDIVEKGYDAGVRLGEEVARDMIATRIAPDWRMAVVAAPSYFADRPIPRSPDELTGHNCINLRLISYGGFYAWEFEKDGRRLNVRVDGQLAFNGSAHVLKAALAGHGIGCVPEDVTYELLQSGALVQVLGDWMPTFEGYHLYYPNRQHSAAFQLFIDAMRYRGPVTPPAPKTPA from the coding sequence ATGCGCGAAAATCTCAATGATCTGACCGCCCTGATTGCCGTGGCGCAGGAACGCAGTTTCACCGCGGCCGCTGCCAAGCTGGGCACCTCGCAGTCCGCGCTCAGCCGCACCATTCGCAATCTTGAACTGCGGATCGGCATGCGCCTGCTCACCCGCACCACCCGCAGCGTCACGCCCACCGATGCGGGGCGGCGCCTGCTGGCCGGCATCGGTCCGCATCTGGATGAAATCAATGCCGAGTTGCAGGCGCTGTCTGACCTGCGCGATGTGCCTGCGGGCACCATTCGCATCAATTCGAGCGATCATGCGCTCAAGACGGCGATCTGGCCGCGGTTGGACGCCTTTGCCGCCCGCTATCCCGAAATCCGGGTGGAAGTCGATGTCGAGAACGGGCTGATCGATATCGTCGAAAAGGGCTATGACGCGGGCGTGCGGCTGGGGGAGGAAGTGGCCCGCGACATGATTGCCACCCGCATTGCCCCGGATTGGCGCATGGCCGTCGTGGCGGCCCCAAGCTACTTTGCCGACCGGCCCATTCCGCGCAGCCCCGACGAGTTGACCGGGCACAACTGCATCAATCTGCGGCTGATTTCCTATGGCGGATTTTACGCCTGGGAGTTCGAAAAGGACGGCCGCAGGCTCAACGTGCGGGTGGATGGTCAGCTGGCCTTCAATGGCTCCGCGCACGTGCTGAAAGCCGCCCTGGCCGGGCATGGAATCGGCTGCGTCCCGGAAGACGTCACCTACGAGTTGCTGCAGTCAGGTGCGCTCGTGCAGGTCCTCGGCGACTGGATGCCCACATTCGAGGGCTATCATCTCTACTATCCCAATCGCCAGCACTCGGCCGCTTTCCAACTGTTCATCGACGCAATGCGCTATCGCGGCCCGGTCACGCCGCCGGCACCCAAAACGCCGGCATGA
- a CDS encoding YbaB/EbfC family nucleoid-associated protein: protein MKDIMGMMKAASEMKGKMEAMQAELAELVVEGRSGGGMVTVALSGKGEMKGLKIDPGLLKPEDAEMVEDLIVAAFNDAKGKSEAEMQRKMSEVTAGLPIPPGMKFPF from the coding sequence ATGAAAGACATCATGGGCATGATGAAGGCCGCCAGCGAGATGAAGGGCAAGATGGAGGCCATGCAGGCCGAGCTTGCCGAACTGGTCGTCGAGGGCCGCTCGGGCGGCGGCATGGTCACTGTGGCGCTTTCGGGCAAGGGCGAGATGAAGGGTCTCAAGATCGATCCCGGTCTGCTCAAGCCCGAAGACGCCGAAATGGTCGAAGACCTGATCGTCGCCGCCTTCAACGATGCCAAGGGCAAGAGCGAAGCGGAAATGCAGCGCAAGATGAGCGAAGTAACCGCCGGCCTGCCCATCCCGCCCGGCATGAAGTTTCCGTTTTAG
- a CDS encoding pseudouridine synthase: MTRLIVFNKPYNVLTQFTGEGATLADYIAVKGVYPAGRLDKDSEGLLLLTDDGKLQARISDPRFKLPKTYLVQVEGEPDAAALDRLRAGVDLKDGRTRPAQAQQIEAPDLWPRDPPVRYRKSVPDSWLSLTISEGRNRQVRRMTAAVGLPTLRLVRWSIGDWSLDGLAPGQWRDAPRPTR; encoded by the coding sequence GTGACGCGCCTCATTGTTTTCAACAAGCCCTATAACGTGCTGACCCAGTTTACCGGCGAGGGCGCGACCCTGGCCGACTACATCGCCGTCAAGGGCGTCTATCCGGCCGGCCGGCTGGACAAGGACAGCGAAGGCCTGCTGCTGCTGACGGACGATGGCAAGCTGCAGGCGCGCATTTCGGACCCCAGGTTCAAGCTGCCCAAGACCTATCTGGTGCAGGTGGAGGGCGAACCCGATGCGGCGGCTCTCGACCGATTGCGCGCTGGCGTCGACCTCAAGGATGGCCGGACCCGCCCTGCCCAGGCCCAGCAGATCGAAGCTCCAGACCTCTGGCCGCGCGATCCGCCGGTGCGCTATCGCAAGAGCGTGCCCGATAGCTGGCTTTCGCTGACCATCAGCGAGGGGCGTAACCGGCAGGTGCGCCGCATGACGGCCGCCGTCGGCCTGCCGACCCTGCGCCTGGTGCGCTGGAGCATCGGCGACTGGTCCCTGGACGGACTGGCCCCCGGCCAATGGCGGGATGCGCCGCGCCCCACCCGCTAA
- a CDS encoding DUF305 domain-containing protein: MTLINRALAASVFVLAASLPALAQDAHAGHDMAAMGGKGGADLPDICLVEEGHDAMAAGMGMDHAGMDEAHTDLMFGMDETNRQMMQAMQVEDIDVAFVCGMIPHHQAAINMAKAELEHGDNQWARDMAQKIIDAQEQEIADMLAWLEGEGTNE, encoded by the coding sequence ATGACACTGATCAATCGGGCGCTTGCCGCCTCCGTCTTCGTTCTCGCCGCCTCCCTGCCAGCCTTGGCGCAGGACGCCCATGCGGGCCATGACATGGCCGCCATGGGCGGCAAGGGTGGCGCCGACCTGCCTGACATCTGCCTTGTGGAAGAAGGCCACGACGCCATGGCCGCGGGCATGGGCATGGACCATGCGGGGATGGACGAAGCCCATACCGATCTCATGTTCGGCATGGACGAGACCAACCGGCAGATGATGCAGGCCATGCAGGTCGAGGATATCGACGTGGCCTTCGTTTGCGGCATGATCCCCCACCACCAGGCGGCGATCAACATGGCCAAGGCCGAGCTCGAACACGGTGACAATCAGTGGGCCCGCGACATGGCCCAGAAGATCATCGATGCCCAGGAGCAGGAAATCGCCGACATGTTGGCCTGGCTCGAGGGCGAAGGGACCAACGAATAG
- a CDS encoding DNA polymerase III subunit gamma/tau produces MAEAASSPYLVLARKYRPRDFSTLVGQDAMVQTLGNAFAQNRIHHAFILTGVRGVGKTTTARILARAFNYEDESGPHPTLDLSQEGTHCRAIIEGRHVDVVEMDAASNTGIGDIREIIDSVKYGPVSAPYKVYVIDEVHMLSTAAFNGLLKTLEEPPPYVKFIFATTEIRKVPITILSRCQRFDLRRIPAEIMSNYLETILAQEGIGFEPDALAMIVRAGEGSARDSLSLLDQAIAHGNGTVSASTVKAMLGLGDRAKVIDLFEDVMAGRVAEALTALRELYDLGADPQTLLADLSEFTHLVTRIKVVPAAADDAALTPDERSRGRDLANRLPMRALTRAWQILFKGNEETARAGNGLQAAEMTLIRLAYAADLPSPDEVISKLTQQGNLPSSPAQPAIAPRPSGGGGPTALRQVAQSGPAMVASPVPPASEPQPVAKPALAQIGSYKDLIALATAKRDVLVKLALESQMRPISFEEGRIEVALSEGTDPGIIATLSARLQAWTGARWLVMVSTRPPEGLTIRQEAEQKQQAATAAAHDDPLVKAILETFPGAKLVNVTVREEAAIVPDLPPPPPEEDDE; encoded by the coding sequence ATGGCTGAGGCAGCTTCCAGCCCCTATCTGGTGCTGGCGCGCAAATATCGCCCGCGCGATTTCTCGACCCTGGTCGGCCAGGACGCCATGGTGCAGACGCTGGGCAATGCCTTTGCCCAGAACCGCATCCACCATGCCTTTATCCTCACCGGCGTGCGCGGCGTGGGCAAAACCACGACAGCCCGCATTCTGGCGCGCGCCTTCAACTACGAAGACGAAAGCGGTCCGCACCCGACGCTGGACCTCTCCCAGGAGGGCACGCATTGCCGCGCCATCATCGAGGGGCGGCATGTCGACGTGGTGGAAATGGACGCCGCCAGCAATACCGGTATCGGCGATATCCGCGAGATCATCGACTCGGTCAAATACGGCCCGGTCTCGGCCCCCTACAAGGTCTATGTGATCGACGAGGTGCACATGCTCTCCACGGCCGCCTTCAACGGGCTGCTGAAAACCCTGGAAGAGCCGCCGCCCTATGTGAAGTTCATCTTCGCGACCACCGAGATCCGCAAGGTGCCGATCACCATCCTGTCGCGGTGTCAGCGCTTCGATCTCCGGCGCATTCCGGCCGAGATCATGTCGAACTATCTCGAGACCATCCTGGCGCAGGAAGGCATCGGCTTCGAACCCGACGCCCTGGCCATGATCGTGCGGGCCGGCGAAGGCTCGGCGCGCGATAGCCTGAGCCTGCTGGATCAGGCGATCGCCCATGGCAATGGCACGGTTTCAGCCTCAACCGTCAAGGCTATGCTGGGGCTGGGCGACCGGGCCAAGGTCATTGACCTGTTCGAGGATGTCATGGCCGGGCGCGTTGCCGAGGCCCTGACGGCGCTCAGGGAGCTCTACGATCTGGGCGCCGATCCGCAGACCCTGCTCGCCGATCTCAGCGAATTCACCCATCTCGTCACCCGCATCAAGGTGGTGCCGGCCGCTGCCGACGATGCGGCCCTGACGCCCGACGAGCGCAGCCGGGGCCGCGATCTCGCCAATCGCCTGCCGATGCGGGCGCTGACGCGGGCCTGGCAGATCCTGTTCAAGGGCAATGAGGAAACCGCCCGCGCCGGCAATGGTCTGCAGGCCGCCGAGATGACGCTGATCCGGCTGGCCTATGCCGCCGACCTGCCGAGCCCCGACGAGGTCATTTCCAAGCTGACCCAGCAGGGCAATCTCCCCAGCTCGCCCGCCCAACCGGCTATCGCCCCCCGCCCCTCCGGCGGCGGCGGCCCGACCGCCCTGCGCCAGGTCGCCCAGTCCGGCCCGGCCATGGTTGCAAGCCCGGTCCCTCCGGCCAGCGAACCGCAGCCGGTGGCCAAGCCGGCCCTGGCCCAGATCGGCAGCTACAAGGACCTGATCGCGCTGGCCACCGCCAAGCGCGACGTTCTGGTCAAGCTGGCCCTTGAAAGCCAGATGCGCCCCATCAGCTTCGAAGAGGGCCGGATCGAGGTCGCCCTGTCGGAAGGCACCGATCCGGGGATTATCGCGACCCTGTCGGCGCGGCTGCAGGCCTGGACCGGCGCCCGCTGGCTGGTCATGGTGTCGACACGGCCACCCGAGGGCCTGACCATCCGCCAGGAGGCCGAGCAGAAGCAGCAGGCCGCCACCGCGGCCGCGCATGACGATCCGCTGGTCAAGGCCATATTAGAAACATTTCCAGGGGCCAAACTGGTCAATGTGACGGTGCGCGAGGAAGCCGCCATCGTTCCCGACCTGCCCCCGCCCCCACCCGAAGAGGACGACGAATGA
- the maiA gene encoding maleylacetoacetate isomerase has product MTLRLHNFFRSSTSTRLRAALNLKGLPYDYVGYSLRDGQTRTPQFLALNPAGLVPVLERDDGVVLTQSLAIIEWLEETMPTPPLLPADADGRARVRALAYMLACEIHPLNNLRVLRRLNEQFGADEAAQEAWFVHWVKATFDAFEISLASSAATGRYCHGDVPGLADICLYAQVWNNRRFAIDGSAWPTIDRIFAALDALPAFRDAAPPNQPDAS; this is encoded by the coding sequence ATGACCCTGCGGCTGCACAATTTCTTTCGGTCTTCGACCTCGACGCGCCTGCGGGCTGCCCTCAACCTCAAGGGCCTGCCTTATGATTACGTCGGCTATTCGCTGCGGGACGGGCAAACCCGCACACCGCAATTTCTGGCCCTCAATCCGGCTGGGCTGGTCCCGGTTCTGGAACGGGACGATGGGGTGGTCCTGACCCAGTCGCTTGCAATAATCGAATGGCTGGAGGAGACAATGCCCACGCCGCCGCTGCTGCCGGCGGATGCGGACGGCCGCGCCCGCGTGCGGGCCCTCGCCTATATGCTGGCCTGTGAAATCCACCCGCTCAACAATCTGCGCGTGCTGCGCCGGCTGAACGAGCAGTTTGGCGCGGACGAGGCTGCGCAGGAGGCCTGGTTTGTTCATTGGGTCAAGGCAACATTCGATGCGTTCGAGATCAGCCTGGCATCGAGCGCCGCCACCGGCCGCTACTGCCACGGCGATGTGCCGGGCCTGGCCGATATCTGCCTCTATGCGCAGGTCTGGAACAATCGTCGCTTTGCCATAGACGGCAGCGCCTGGCCGACCATCGACCGCATTTTTGCCGCGCTCGACGCGCTCCCCGCCTTTCGTGATGCCGCACCGCCCAATCAACCCGACGCCAGCTAA
- a CDS encoding maleylpyruvate isomerase N-terminal domain-containing protein has product MSLGAAQYALRQRQGAGARYDAAGAPHDDLLLVRRGTAYCARNLNALSDDALAEPSPRQGLSQGALVVGLCLEARSLAHHLQWARTGLAPEEDAILGYAPADLELGSTLPPRAIRTLFDHSCVHLDVEWRDLSDADWTKYLPGDPGRRVAETPGQRARSIWIAGFQLAARPRLADVPERLREAVTLARGGQSITP; this is encoded by the coding sequence GTGAGCCTCGGAGCCGCCCAATACGCCCTGCGGCAGAGACAGGGCGCGGGTGCGCGCTATGACGCGGCCGGTGCCCCGCATGACGACCTGCTGCTGGTGCGTCGCGGCACGGCCTATTGCGCCCGCAATCTCAATGCGCTCAGCGACGACGCGCTGGCAGAACCATCACCGCGACAGGGTCTGAGCCAGGGTGCGCTGGTTGTCGGCCTTTGCCTTGAGGCGCGAAGCCTGGCGCATCATCTGCAATGGGCGCGAACCGGGCTGGCGCCGGAGGAGGACGCGATCCTGGGATACGCGCCTGCCGACCTTGAGCTGGGCAGTACCTTGCCGCCGCGCGCCATTCGCACGCTGTTCGATCACAGTTGCGTGCACCTTGATGTCGAATGGCGCGATCTCAGCGATGCCGACTGGACAAAATACCTGCCTGGCGATCCCGGCCGCCGTGTTGCCGAGACCCCGGGGCAGCGCGCCCGATCGATCTGGATCGCCGGCTTCCAGCTTGCCGCGCGGCCGCGCCTGGCGGATGTGCCGGAACGTCTGCGGGAGGCGGTGACCTTGGCCCGAGGCGGCCAGAGCATCACCCCTTGA
- a CDS encoding DMT family transporter, with protein MAVPQDMARPLLGIGLAVLATVLFAAHDVVNKHLLASYDVPLVSAMRYLVHLMLMVAILGPVQGRQLVTTQRTGLVVVRALCLVVATLFMGLALQLMPLAETTAIIYLSPIMVVLLARPILGEQIGLFGWIGAIGGFVGVLLIVRPGGGLDPLGVVFALCNVGVTVAYYLLSRILARSEKTLALLFYSALAGAVCFGLLAPWYWFGTMPSALDLLLFASLGVLAALGHYCFTAAYRHAPASVLAPISYAHLLWAGVLGWIVFNQFPDAIGLAGMGLIGAAGVLVALHSSRRRKG; from the coding sequence ATGGCCGTCCCACAGGACATGGCGCGGCCCCTGCTCGGCATCGGGCTCGCCGTTTTGGCGACGGTGCTGTTTGCGGCCCATGACGTGGTCAATAAGCACCTCTTGGCCAGCTATGATGTGCCATTGGTCTCGGCCATGCGTTACCTGGTCCACCTGATGCTGATGGTCGCCATTCTCGGGCCGGTGCAGGGCCGCCAGCTGGTCACGACGCAAAGGACGGGCCTTGTCGTCGTGCGCGCGCTGTGCCTCGTGGTAGCGACCCTGTTCATGGGCCTGGCGCTGCAATTGATGCCATTGGCAGAGACCACGGCCATCATCTATCTCTCGCCGATCATGGTCGTGCTTCTTGCTCGCCCGATCCTGGGCGAACAGATCGGCCTGTTCGGCTGGATCGGCGCCATCGGCGGCTTTGTGGGGGTCCTGCTGATCGTCCGCCCCGGTGGCGGGCTCGATCCATTGGGCGTCGTCTTTGCCCTGTGCAATGTCGGCGTCACCGTCGCCTATTACCTGCTGTCCCGCATCCTGGCGCGCAGCGAAAAGACCCTGGCCCTGTTGTTCTATTCGGCCCTGGCAGGCGCAGTCTGCTTCGGTCTTTTGGCGCCATGGTACTGGTTCGGCACCATGCCCAGTGCTCTCGACCTGTTGCTATTTGCGAGCCTCGGCGTGCTTGCAGCGCTTGGCCATTATTGCTTCACCGCTGCCTATCGCCACGCCCCGGCCTCGGTCCTGGCACCCATCAGCTATGCCCACCTGTTGTGGGCCGGGGTTTTGGGCTGGATTGTCTTCAACCAGTTTCCCGATGCCATTGGCCTTGCCGGCATGGGGCTGATCGGAGCGGCAGGCGTTCTGGTCGCGCTGCATTCATCCCGGCGCCGCAAGGGCTGA
- a CDS encoding cupin domain-containing protein, whose product MKDATPAHAMQPEETPELKALYKGFEAESLMPLWTQLGDLMPVHPKPRAQAHVWKWANLLPLAEASGRLVPVGRGGERRAIGLANPGLAPHAYVTPTLWAAIQYLGPRETAPEHRHAQNAFRFVVEGEGVWTVVNGDPVRMSRGDLLLTPGWNFHGHHNDTDQPMAWIDGLDIPFSHHNDVGFFEFGSERVTDYATPNFSRAERLWGHPGLRPLSGLRDAVSSPLSAYRWVHTDAALTEQLLLEDEGQPATLEPGHAAIRYVNPTTGGDVMPTIRCEFHRLREGGSTPARREVGSSVFQVFEGQGSVSLNGTVHTLEKGDLFVVPSWVSWSLEAQSQFDLFRFSDAPIMERLSFMRVQVEGEMP is encoded by the coding sequence ATGAAAGACGCGACGCCCGCCCATGCCATGCAGCCCGAAGAGACGCCGGAGCTCAAGGCGCTCTACAAAGGCTTTGAGGCCGAAAGCCTGATGCCGCTCTGGACGCAGCTGGGCGATCTCATGCCGGTTCATCCCAAGCCGCGGGCACAGGCCCATGTCTGGAAATGGGCCAATCTGCTGCCTCTGGCCGAAGCTTCTGGCCGCCTGGTGCCGGTCGGGCGGGGCGGGGAGCGGCGCGCCATCGGCCTTGCCAATCCAGGGCTGGCGCCGCACGCCTATGTCACGCCCACGCTCTGGGCCGCTATCCAGTATCTGGGGCCCAGGGAAACCGCGCCCGAACACCGCCATGCCCAGAATGCCTTCCGCTTCGTGGTCGAGGGTGAAGGCGTATGGACCGTGGTCAATGGCGATCCGGTGCGGATGAGCCGGGGCGACCTGTTGCTGACGCCGGGCTGGAATTTTCATGGCCATCACAATGATACCGACCAGCCCATGGCCTGGATCGACGGGCTCGACATTCCGTTCAGCCACCACAACGATGTCGGCTTTTTTGAGTTCGGGTCCGAGCGGGTGACCGATTATGCGACCCCGAACTTCTCGCGCGCAGAGCGGCTTTGGGGCCATCCCGGCCTGCGCCCGCTTTCGGGCCTGCGCGATGCGGTCAGTTCGCCCCTCAGCGCCTATCGCTGGGTGCATACCGACGCGGCCCTGACCGAACAGCTTCTGCTCGAGGACGAAGGCCAGCCGGCAACGCTGGAGCCGGGCCATGCCGCCATTCGCTACGTCAACCCGACCACCGGGGGCGATGTCATGCCCACCATTCGCTGCGAGTTCCACCGCCTGCGCGAGGGCGGCTCGACACCGGCGCGGCGGGAGGTCGGTTCGTCGGTCTTTCAGGTGTTTGAAGGGCAGGGCAGCGTCAGTCTCAACGGCACGGTTCACACGCTCGAAAAGGGCGATCTCTTCGTTGTGCCATCCTGGGTAAGCTGGTCGCTCGAGGCGCAGAGCCAGTTCGACCTGTTCCGTTTTTCCGATGCGCCGATCATGGAGCGGCTCAGTTTCATGCGCGTCCAGGTCGAGGGCGAAATGCCGTGA
- a CDS encoding aldo/keto reductase, producing the protein MQTRTLGKNGLTVSAMGLGCMGMSQSYAPFPDRQTSIDLIRAAVDRGVTFFDTAEVYGPFTNEELVGEALRPLRDRVIIATKFGFAYENGKSIGPDSRPENMRRALEGSLQRLGVETIDLYYQHRVDPNVPIEDVAGEVSRFIAEGKVRYFGMSEAGLDTIRRAHKVQAVTALQNEYSLWFQRPPVLDLCEELGIGLVPYSPLGKGFLTGKIDADRTFASTDIRSTIPRFQQEARVANQAIVELLTMIGDERSASPAQVALAWLMAQKPWIVPIPGTTKLHRLEENLAAVDLVLSADDLARIDAAAAEIKIEGARYSEAAEKATGL; encoded by the coding sequence ATGCAGACCCGCACACTTGGCAAGAACGGATTGACGGTATCGGCCATGGGCCTCGGCTGCATGGGCATGAGCCAGTCCTATGCACCCTTTCCCGACCGGCAGACCTCCATCGACCTGATCCGCGCGGCAGTTGATCGCGGTGTGACCTTTTTCGATACCGCGGAAGTCTATGGCCCTTTTACCAATGAAGAGCTGGTGGGGGAGGCGTTGCGGCCGCTGCGCGACCGGGTGATCATCGCCACAAAATTTGGTTTTGCCTATGAGAACGGCAAGTCGATCGGCCCCGACAGCCGCCCGGAAAACATGCGCCGGGCACTCGAAGGCTCGTTGCAGCGGCTGGGCGTCGAAACCATCGACCTCTATTACCAGCATCGCGTCGATCCGAACGTGCCCATCGAAGATGTGGCCGGAGAAGTCAGCCGCTTCATCGCCGAGGGCAAGGTGCGCTATTTCGGCATGTCGGAAGCCGGGCTCGACACCATCCGGCGCGCCCACAAGGTGCAGGCCGTCACCGCGCTGCAGAACGAATATTCGCTGTGGTTCCAGCGCCCGCCCGTGCTCGACCTGTGCGAGGAACTGGGCATCGGCCTGGTGCCCTATAGCCCGCTCGGCAAGGGTTTCCTGACTGGCAAGATCGATGCAGACCGGACCTTTGCATCCACCGATATCCGCAGCACCATTCCCCGTTTCCAGCAGGAGGCGCGGGTGGCAAACCAGGCAATTGTCGAACTGCTGACCATGATCGGCGACGAGCGGTCTGCAAGTCCGGCCCAGGTGGCGCTTGCCTGGCTGATGGCCCAGAAGCCATGGATCGTGCCGATCCCCGGCACCACGAAGCTGCATCGCCTCGAGGAAAATCTGGCCGCCGTGGACCTGGTCCTGTCAGCGGACGACCTTGCCCGCATCGATGCGGCGGCGGCGGAGATCAAGATCGAAGGTGCCCGCTATTCGGAAGCTGCCGAGAAAGCCACGGGACTGTGA
- a CDS encoding IclR family transcriptional regulator, whose protein sequence is MNGSGAQGTKSLEAALKVLLHLAGLNGATTLTEIARECGMPPSKVHRYLTTFVSTGLVRQEGRSGQYDIGPAAMQLGLAAIARHDFVNRTADGLGALSLRTGMTALLTVWGNGGATVVRWERGAVPAVTSMGLGTSLPLLNSASGRAFLAWYPRAGLERNLEEELKLARRNPGLLPDAKPTRDGIEGLIQAIRQQGYAHVDGRFMPGLVSAAVPILDWQGEAQAVVSIVGTDPASIAPGSAPMLELEAFGREFSSQRQPVDSPGR, encoded by the coding sequence ATGAACGGCAGCGGCGCGCAGGGCACGAAATCACTGGAAGCGGCGCTCAAGGTCCTGCTGCACCTGGCCGGCCTGAACGGGGCCACCACGCTCACCGAAATCGCACGGGAATGCGGTATGCCCCCGAGCAAGGTGCATCGCTACCTGACGACCTTCGTTTCCACGGGCCTCGTCCGGCAGGAGGGGCGCTCCGGACAATATGACATCGGTCCGGCCGCGATGCAGTTGGGCCTTGCCGCCATCGCCCGCCACGACTTTGTAAACCGCACCGCCGACGGGCTTGGTGCCCTGTCGCTGCGGACCGGGATGACGGCGCTGCTGACCGTCTGGGGCAATGGCGGCGCCACCGTCGTCCGCTGGGAGCGCGGCGCCGTCCCCGCCGTGACCTCGATGGGCCTGGGCACCTCATTGCCGTTGTTGAACTCGGCGTCGGGTCGGGCATTTCTCGCCTGGTATCCACGCGCGGGTCTCGAGCGGAACCTCGAGGAGGAGTTGAAGCTGGCGCGCCGGAATCCGGGCCTTTTGCCGGATGCCAAACCAACCCGGGATGGAATCGAGGGGTTGATCCAGGCCATTCGCCAGCAAGGATATGCCCATGTCGACGGGCGCTTCATGCCGGGCCTGGTCTCCGCCGCCGTCCCGATCCTCGATTGGCAGGGCGAGGCGCAGGCGGTGGTCAGCATCGTCGGTACCGATCCGGCCAGTATCGCGCCGGGCTCCGCGCCCATGCTTGAACTCGAAGCCTTCGGCCGCGAATTTTCAAGCCAGCGCCAACCCGTGGACAGTCCGGGACGCTGA